From the Ostrinia nubilalis chromosome 16, ilOstNubi1.1, whole genome shotgun sequence genome, one window contains:
- the LOC135079556 gene encoding uncharacterized protein LOC135079556 has protein sequence MLKIKNMGKYSLFICLLVCVTVFCFDFNEEYGSKKSKVLSRRRRYVTFPEGSSFSCAGCVTVGLIGQPSPTTAAGTFTFGLNWGIAYELPNATETLAYYHQKYRLKHQKAMTQRRNRRDLYGKLELILENMGYSGRQCVLKTLCETKQRIVPGGNNMIEEMFRTIFTLPMSKVLPVEPLEHSIYDSAHRLSNFLSDCDKYSCPISLVDWAMGYYNAPAPKVDTARQPWALFSSNFG, from the exons atgttaaaaataaaaaatatggggAAATATTCGCTTTTCATTTGTTTGTTAGTATGCGTCACAGTGTTTTGTTTCGATTTCAATGAAGAATATGGATCGAAGAAATCAAAAGTTTTGTCCAGAAGGAGGAGGTATGTGACGTTTCCTGAAGGATCGAGTTTTTCG TGCGCCGGCTGCGTAACCGTAGGTCTGATCGGCCAGCCGTCTCCAACGACAGCTGCTGGCACCTTCACCTTCGGCCTGAATTGGGGCATAGCATACGAGCTGCCCAACGCCACCGAGACCCTGGCCTACTACCACCAGAAGTATCGACTGAAGCACCAGAAGGCGATGACTCAGAGGCGGAATAGAAGGGACCTGTATGGGAAGTTGGAGCTGATTTTGGAGAA CATGGGGTACAGTGGGAGACAGTGTGTACTGAAGACGTTATGTGAGACGAAACAGCGTATTGTGCCAGGAGGCAACAACATGATTGAAGAAATGTTTAGGACTATCTTTAC GCTGCCAATGTCAAAAGTCCTTCCAGTAGAACCTCTAGAACATTCTATCTACGACTCAGCGCATCGCCTCAGCAACTTTCTCTCAGACTGTGATAAGTACTCCTGCCCAATATCTTTAGTAGACTGGGCTATGGGCTACTACAACGCACCAGCCCCAAAAGTGGATACAGCGAGGCAACCGTGGGCATTGTTTAGCAGTAACTTTGGATAA